A region from the Sulfurimonas sp. genome encodes:
- the ccsA gene encoding cytochrome c biogenesis protein CcsA: protein MKQLLSVLGSMKTMALMMLIFAFAIGYATFVENDYGTITAKAEIYNARWFEILIALLTINLTINIFRYKMFSVKKAPIFIFHLSFLIIVLGAAITRFVGFEGTMHIREGEVATTMLSSDTYFSVSAKAGDKIQTSQKSVYLSKKSTNSLSSSLSVDGKNVHVELAGYIPDAIESLVEAKEGGFEVIEMMVATSSSSEPLKLKKGEFYENEDIAIDFGSQKMFLRPVLSFFSENGELFMKHEIPLRFLKMEDNAQGEINPSDKTKIDGKTIFGTDSTNFAVRKFYQHATAKIISDPNASPMKPQMDAMKFNIKVGDVSETVMIFAQAGRAAKEHHNVINGVDVHISYGSKKLEVPFGVKLVDFQIDRYPGSMSPASYASEVELIDKEKNINMPYRIFMNHILEHRGYRFFQSSYDQDEKGTILSVNNDPGTLPSYIGYFLLGLGMFWSLFSKENRFAKLSSIAKKASQGKAVALLLSLGVLFSVTPSYADELDPSIKTILSFDKEHANRFGQLIIQDSSGRMKPLDTLSTEILAKIYKSPYLSIGDEKLNANQVILGMMSKPDAYRELKIIRTKNEEINKIIGAKSDAKYASFAQFFVDPQSLNGYKLAEYVDNATRKEPKHRDLFDKAVLEIDERVNISYSVYSGALIKIWPKPNDVNNKWYPTVEALETFSQDNALKIRDIAFEYFTALDGAVNGGNWASANSAIEKIVEYQKFYGAPVLPSETRIKAEMFYNYANIFERIYPIYFLIGFVLLIASFVKILKPNFNISMFSKISLALLVTLFLVHTFGIGLRWFVAGHAPWSDGYESMIYISWATVLAGFVFSKRSSMTMASTAVLTGLILFVAHLNWMNPQVTNLVPVLNSYWLSIHVAVITASYGFLGLGALLGFITILLFILKNEKNDMHISLSIKELNSINEMSLMIGLAFLTLGNFLGGVWANESWGRYWGWDPKETWALVTILIYAVVVHLRFIKQIYSEFNYSVISLLSYTSVIMTYFGVNYYLAGMHSYAKGDPVPIPDFVPITYAILFVLIAIAFRNRKLA, encoded by the coding sequence ATGAAACAACTTCTCTCAGTTTTAGGCTCCATGAAGACGATGGCTCTCATGATGCTAATTTTTGCTTTTGCTATAGGTTATGCCACATTCGTAGAGAATGATTACGGTACGATAACCGCAAAAGCAGAGATATATAACGCGCGTTGGTTTGAGATTTTAATCGCACTCTTAACAATTAATTTAACCATAAATATTTTTAGATATAAAATGTTTAGCGTAAAAAAAGCTCCTATATTTATCTTTCACCTCTCCTTTTTAATTATCGTTTTAGGTGCGGCAATTACCCGTTTCGTGGGCTTTGAGGGAACTATGCATATCCGCGAGGGTGAAGTTGCTACAACTATGCTTAGTTCAGATACCTACTTTAGTGTGAGCGCAAAAGCAGGCGATAAAATCCAAACAAGCCAGAAGAGTGTTTATTTATCTAAAAAAAGCACTAACTCTCTTTCATCATCTCTAAGCGTAGACGGCAAAAATGTACATGTAGAACTTGCTGGGTATATTCCTGATGCAATCGAGAGTTTGGTAGAAGCAAAAGAGGGCGGTTTTGAAGTTATTGAGATGATGGTTGCCACAAGCAGTTCGAGTGAACCTCTTAAACTTAAAAAAGGCGAGTTTTACGAAAATGAAGATATTGCTATAGATTTTGGTTCGCAAAAGATGTTTTTAAGACCTGTTCTCTCTTTTTTTAGCGAAAACGGTGAGCTTTTTATGAAGCATGAAATACCGCTTAGGTTCTTAAAAATGGAAGATAACGCTCAAGGCGAAATCAATCCGAGTGATAAAACTAAAATTGACGGAAAAACTATTTTTGGAACCGACAGCACTAATTTCGCCGTAAGAAAATTCTATCAACATGCAACCGCAAAAATCATCTCAGACCCGAATGCTTCACCTATGAAACCTCAGATGGATGCTATGAAGTTTAACATAAAAGTCGGTGATGTCTCAGAAACCGTTATGATTTTCGCTCAAGCAGGAAGAGCTGCAAAAGAGCATCATAATGTCATAAACGGAGTGGATGTGCATATTTCGTACGGCTCTAAAAAATTGGAAGTTCCATTTGGTGTAAAACTTGTCGATTTTCAGATAGATAGATACCCCGGTTCAATGTCTCCTGCATCTTATGCGAGTGAAGTCGAGCTAATCGACAAAGAGAAAAATATTAATATGCCTTATAGAATATTTATGAACCATATTTTAGAGCATCGCGGATATAGATTTTTCCAATCTTCTTACGATCAGGACGAAAAAGGAACGATTTTGTCCGTAAACAACGACCCCGGAACTCTGCCGTCGTATATAGGTTATTTTCTCTTAGGCTTGGGAATGTTTTGGTCGCTTTTTTCTAAAGAAAACAGATTTGCAAAGCTCTCAAGCATAGCAAAAAAAGCCAGCCAAGGCAAAGCCGTAGCACTTCTGCTTTCACTTGGGGTTTTATTTAGCGTAACTCCGTCTTATGCGGATGAGCTGGATCCGTCCATAAAAACCATTCTCTCTTTTGACAAAGAGCATGCAAATAGATTCGGTCAGTTGATTATTCAAGACAGCAGCGGAAGAATGAAGCCGCTTGATACGCTCTCGACTGAAATTTTGGCAAAAATCTATAAAAGCCCATACTTAAGTATCGGTGATGAAAAACTAAATGCAAACCAAGTAATACTGGGAATGATGTCTAAGCCTGATGCGTATAGAGAGCTAAAAATCATCAGAACAAAAAATGAGGAGATAAACAAAATAATAGGCGCAAAATCTGATGCAAAATATGCATCTTTTGCGCAATTTTTTGTGGATCCGCAGAGTTTAAACGGCTATAAACTTGCAGAATATGTAGATAATGCAACCAGAAAAGAGCCAAAACACAGAGACCTCTTTGATAAAGCAGTCTTAGAAATTGATGAGAGAGTAAATATTTCTTACTCGGTATATTCTGGTGCTTTGATAAAAATTTGGCCAAAACCAAATGATGTAAATAATAAATGGTATCCGACGGTAGAGGCGCTTGAGACATTTTCGCAAGATAACGCTCTAAAGATTAGAGATATCGCTTTTGAATATTTTACGGCACTGGATGGTGCGGTAAACGGCGGAAACTGGGCAAGTGCAAACTCTGCAATAGAGAAGATAGTCGAATATCAAAAGTTTTACGGTGCACCGGTTTTGCCTTCGGAGACTAGGATAAAAGCAGAGATGTTTTACAACTATGCAAATATTTTCGAGAGAATTTATCCTATATATTTTTTAATCGGATTTGTGCTTTTAATAGCAAGTTTTGTAAAAATACTAAAACCGAACTTCAATATTTCTATGTTTTCAAAAATATCTTTGGCGCTGCTAGTAACGCTATTTTTAGTGCATACATTCGGTATAGGGCTTAGATGGTTCGTAGCGGGTCACGCACCGTGGTCTGATGGGTACGAATCTATGATATACATCAGTTGGGCAACGGTTTTAGCCGGTTTTGTGTTCTCAAAACGCTCATCTATGACAATGGCTTCAACTGCTGTTCTAACAGGGCTTATTTTGTTTGTGGCGCATCTAAACTGGATGAATCCGCAAGTTACAAACCTTGTACCCGTTCTTAACTCGTACTGGTTAAGCATACATGTCGCGGTAATTACCGCAAGTTACGGTTTCTTGGGTCTTGGAGCGCTTTTAGGTTTTATTACGATTCTTCTTTTCATACTTAAAAATGAGAAAAACGATATGCACATATCTCTCTCCATAAAAGAGTTAAACTCTATAAATGAGATGAGTTTGATGATAGGTTTGGCGTTTTTAACGCTAGGAAACTTCTTGGGCGGCGTTTGGGCAAACGAGAGCTGGGGACGATACTGGGGATGGGATCCAAAAGAGACATGGGCGCTTGTAACCATCTTGATTTATGCGGTTGTCGTTCACTTGAGATTTATCAAGCAGATTTACAGCGAATTTAACTACAGTGTCATATCACTTTTATCGTATACATCGGTAATTATGACATACTTCGGGGTTAACTACTATCTTGCAGGAATGCACTCATACGCAAAAGGCGATCCTGTGCCGATTCCTGATTTTGTGCCTATTACTTATGCTATTTTATTTGTTCTTATCGCAATTGCGTTTAGAAACAGAAAACTGGCATAA
- a CDS encoding DUF2461 domain-containing protein, whose translation MEFSGFKNALEFLKSIRKNNNKEWFEAHRDEYEKTILNPSKAFVVEMGEHLLALEPDINADPRINKSLFKIYRDIRRMGENKEPMKSKIGVIFPQGSWSGCRLQKSSFYLHFSPDELFAAVGVRWFNKPMLDAYRDYIRDEKRRANLAEVLKKINALGYSTIEKGYKKYPRGFTSDMPSADLSLYKGMATYKILEPKLIENGELLIDTLYKTYEDMLPLQRIVYEISLRVKGDKL comes from the coding sequence ATGGAGTTTTCAGGTTTTAAAAATGCACTGGAGTTTTTAAAATCCATCCGCAAAAATAACAACAAAGAGTGGTTCGAAGCTCATAGAGATGAGTATGAAAAAACTATTCTAAACCCGTCAAAAGCCTTCGTAGTTGAGATGGGCGAACATCTTTTAGCACTTGAACCGGATATAAATGCAGACCCCAGAATTAACAAATCTCTCTTTAAAATATATAGAGACATCCGCAGGATGGGTGAAAACAAAGAGCCTATGAAATCTAAAATAGGTGTTATATTTCCTCAGGGCTCATGGAGCGGCTGCAGACTTCAAAAATCATCTTTTTATCTTCATTTTTCACCCGATGAACTCTTTGCCGCAGTCGGGGTTAGATGGTTCAACAAGCCTATGCTTGATGCATACCGCGACTATATAAGAGATGAAAAAAGAAGAGCAAACCTTGCTGAAGTACTAAAAAAGATAAATGCTCTTGGATATAGCACTATAGAAAAAGGGTATAAAAAATATCCGAGAGGTTTTACTTCAGATATGCCGAGTGCAGATTTGAGTCTATATAAAGGTATGGCGACTTACAAAATTTTAGAGCCAAAACTCATCGAAAACGGGGAGTTGCTCATAGATACGCTCTATAAAACCTATGAAGATATGCTACCATTACAGCGGATAGTATATGAGATAAGTTTAAGGGTTAAAGGAGATAAATTATGA
- the hemH gene encoding ferrochelatase, whose product MKKEAIVLLNMGGPNNLNEVEVFLTNMFNDKNIIPLKSSFLRSFIAKMITFSRVEKAQEIYKRIGGKSPIVGHTRKLVKKLQDRVGENVIVDFAMRYTPPFASEVIERLNKENIEKIYLIPLYPQFSTTTTKSSLEDFEEQYHSSGGDAILVEIKHFFQNDTYNRAVIERIKERVGSDECKDFDIIFSAHGVPQSVIYAGDVYQKHIEKHVVILTQMLENEGMKFNDVHLAYQSKIGPVEWLTPSLEDKLNEIKSRGVVIYPIAFTIDNSETDYELEIQYRDVASELGFEEYRVCRCPNDSESFVEALVEIYSKMR is encoded by the coding sequence ATGAAAAAAGAAGCGATAGTTTTACTAAATATGGGCGGACCAAATAACCTAAACGAGGTTGAAGTTTTTTTGACGAATATGTTTAACGATAAAAATATCATACCTTTAAAGAGTTCGTTTTTGAGAAGTTTTATAGCAAAGATGATAACTTTTTCAAGAGTTGAAAAAGCTCAAGAGATATATAAACGAATCGGGGGAAAATCTCCGATTGTCGGGCATACGAGAAAGCTGGTTAAAAAACTTCAAGACAGAGTGGGAGAGAATGTCATAGTTGATTTTGCTATGCGTTATACGCCTCCTTTTGCTTCGGAGGTCATAGAGAGGCTTAACAAAGAAAATATAGAAAAAATCTATCTTATTCCGCTTTATCCGCAGTTTTCAACAACTACGACAAAATCTTCGCTTGAAGATTTTGAGGAGCAGTACCATTCAAGCGGCGGCGATGCTATCTTGGTCGAGATAAAACACTTTTTTCAAAACGATACCTACAACAGAGCCGTCATTGAGAGAATCAAAGAGAGAGTAGGTTCTGACGAGTGCAAAGATTTTGATATTATCTTCTCGGCTCACGGAGTCCCGCAAAGTGTTATATATGCGGGGGATGTTTATCAAAAGCATATAGAAAAACATGTGGTTATTTTAACGCAGATGCTTGAAAATGAAGGGATGAAGTTTAACGATGTTCATCTTGCATATCAATCAAAAATCGGACCCGTAGAGTGGTTAACGCCCTCTTTAGAAGATAAGCTAAATGAGATTAAGAGCAGGGGAGTCGTCATTTATCCCATAGCTTTTACTATTGATAACTCCGAGACTGATTATGAACTTGAAATTCAGTATCGCGATGTTGCGAGTGAACTAGGATTTGAAGAATATAGAGTTTGCAGATGTCCAAACGACAGCGAATCTTTTGTCGAAGCATTGGTAGAAATATATTCAAAAATGAGATAG
- a CDS encoding HAD family hydrolase yields the protein MKIVIFDMDGTLLDSKKDITISVNHVREVHYNLAPLSEAFIVEAINMEVRNLSWLFYETEVYHEKDKALFESHYELQCIKNVYLYEGVKEVLESLVASDVKISVATNAPTQFALRMLEHLGVKNLFDLIIGADSVKEPKPSPLMLNRILNHYGFDKNSHKAWMIGDNSKDILSANAAGIEPIFATWGFTPYSNAKVVAKRPKEILDIVL from the coding sequence ATGAAAATCGTTATTTTCGATATGGACGGTACTCTGCTTGATTCTAAAAAAGATATAACTATATCCGTAAATCATGTTCGAGAAGTTCACTACAATCTTGCTCCGCTTAGCGAAGCTTTTATAGTTGAGGCTATAAATATGGAAGTAAGGAATCTATCATGGCTTTTTTATGAAACAGAGGTGTATCATGAGAAAGATAAAGCATTATTTGAGAGCCATTATGAGCTTCAATGTATAAAAAATGTCTATCTTTACGAGGGTGTAAAGGAGGTGCTTGAGAGTTTAGTCGCTTCGGATGTAAAGATATCCGTTGCAACAAACGCGCCAACGCAGTTTGCACTCAGGATGTTGGAGCATTTGGGAGTTAAAAATCTTTTTGATCTCATCATCGGAGCAGATAGCGTAAAAGAGCCAAAACCGAGTCCTTTGATGTTAAATCGTATACTAAACCACTACGGCTTTGATAAAAACAGCCACAAAGCATGGATGATAGGGGATAATTCAAAAGATATCTTAAGTGCTAATGCAGCAGGAATAGAGCCTATATTTGCGACTTGGGGATTTACGCCATATAGCAATGCCAAAGTAGTTGCAAAGAGACCAAAAGAAATCTTGGATATAGTTTTATAA
- a CDS encoding class I SAM-dependent methyltransferase, whose amino-acid sequence MKICKICNNDTIETTDPKTKKIYHKCLSCDYIFLDEIFYVDEAHEKKHYDKHHNSFESLGYVKMFEDLIDEFIPPNIKTTLDFGCGRGLVLPTLLEKEGLVCDRYDPFYFPQKVYEGKEYDLIISTEVFEHLQNPLEVFKELILHLKDGGYVLLMSAFHPANDEEFFKWWYIRDVTHIGFFNLKTFEHIADELGLNIVKHNFKNITLFQKGAVR is encoded by the coding sequence ATGAAAATATGCAAAATTTGTAACAACGACACGATAGAGACAACGGATCCAAAAACTAAAAAAATATACCATAAGTGCTTGTCTTGCGACTATATTTTTTTAGATGAAATTTTTTATGTTGATGAAGCGCACGAGAAGAAACACTACGATAAACACCATAACAGTTTTGAATCACTAGGTTATGTAAAGATGTTTGAGGATTTAATAGATGAGTTTATACCTCCAAATATAAAAACAACACTTGATTTCGGGTGTGGAAGAGGCTTGGTTTTGCCGACACTTTTAGAAAAAGAGGGTTTGGTATGCGACAGATATGATCCGTTTTATTTTCCGCAAAAAGTGTATGAAGGTAAAGAGTATGATTTGATTATCTCAACCGAGGTTTTCGAGCACTTGCAAAATCCGCTTGAAGTTTTTAAAGAGCTTATTTTGCACCTGAAAGATGGCGGTTATGTGCTGCTTATGAGTGCTTTTCATCCGGCGAACGATGAAGAGTTTTTTAAGTGGTGGTATATCAGGGATGTAACTCATATCGGTTTTTTTAATCTCAAAACATTTGAGCATATCGCAGATGAGCTGGGTTTAAATATTGTTAAACATAACTTTAAAAATATTACTCTTTTTCAAAAGGGAGCGGTTAGATAA
- a CDS encoding YceI family protein, which yields MKNVIISALMVMSIGSSLYASAKSGCELAQVGAVEVGWIGYKTNEKIGVGGSFESVAYTPIVKSGENFRSILVGSTVVIDTASVNSKDKGRDEKLAKFFFGMMSSKNINAKIVDIKADEKVKDAPRTGVVSVEIEMNGVKKTVPMKYSFSNDVFEAKGTIDILDFGASKALSSISEVCFDLHKGKTWSEVGISFKTKIEAILCSAKPLELTK from the coding sequence ATGAAAAATGTAATTATCTCCGCGCTTATGGTAATGTCTATCGGTTCAAGTTTGTATGCAAGTGCTAAGAGCGGTTGTGAACTGGCTCAAGTCGGAGCCGTTGAAGTTGGTTGGATTGGTTATAAAACTAATGAAAAAATAGGTGTAGGCGGAAGTTTTGAGAGTGTGGCATATACGCCGATTGTCAAAAGCGGGGAGAATTTTCGTTCTATCTTGGTAGGTTCAACGGTTGTTATAGATACGGCAAGCGTAAACTCAAAAGATAAAGGTCGTGATGAAAAACTCGCTAAATTTTTCTTTGGTATGATGAGCAGTAAAAACATTAATGCAAAAATAGTAGATATTAAAGCTGATGAAAAAGTAAAAGATGCCCCAAGAACAGGTGTTGTAAGTGTTGAGATAGAGATGAACGGCGTTAAAAAAACAGTTCCGATGAAGTATAGTTTTAGCAATGATGTTTTTGAAGCAAAAGGTACAATCGACATTTTAGATTTTGGTGCAAGCAAAGCACTCTCTTCAATCAGTGAAGTATGTTTTGACCTTCACAAAGGTAAAACTTGGAGTGAAGTCGGCATAAGTTTTAAAACAAAAATAGAGGCTATTTTGTGTAGTGCTAAGCCGTTAGAATTAACTAAATAG
- the pdxA gene encoding 4-hydroxythreonine-4-phosphate dehydrogenase — MQNSFDKKRIAVSIGDLNGVGIEIALKAHKKISALCTPVYCINSYMLHQACELLDIEIPSDFEIFEVEGSFNIREGCVDRDAGKYSYDSFMSAVKLCEDKKADAVVTMPIHKEAWSLAGLHYKGHTDLLRDYFKKDAIMMLGCDKMFVALYTEHIPLREVASHITKKGLLSFFLDLNRAIPNKRFAVLGLNPHAGDNGVLGDEERVIEEAIEDANETIGQELFVGAIVPDIAFTPHFRASFTHFVAMYHDQGLAPLKALYFDESINVSLNLPIIRTSVDHGTAFDIAYKGKANTLSFENAIKSAINFIY, encoded by the coding sequence ATGCAGAACTCTTTTGATAAAAAACGAATAGCCGTAAGTATCGGTGATTTAAACGGTGTCGGGATTGAAATTGCTCTAAAAGCCCATAAAAAAATTTCTGCTCTTTGCACACCCGTCTACTGCATAAACTCCTATATGCTCCATCAGGCGTGCGAACTTTTGGATATAGAAATTCCATCCGATTTTGAGATATTTGAAGTTGAAGGCAGTTTTAACATAAGAGAGGGTTGTGTAGACAGGGATGCGGGAAAATACTCTTATGACTCATTTATGAGTGCCGTTAAACTTTGCGAAGATAAAAAAGCCGATGCGGTTGTAACTATGCCCATTCATAAAGAGGCTTGGTCGTTGGCAGGTTTGCACTACAAAGGACACACCGACCTGCTTCGCGACTACTTTAAAAAAGATGCCATCATGATGCTTGGATGCGATAAGATGTTTGTTGCACTCTACACCGAACACATTCCGTTAAGAGAAGTGGCAAGCCACATAACAAAAAAGGGACTTCTTAGCTTTTTTCTTGATTTAAACAGAGCAATTCCTAACAAAAGATTTGCCGTTTTAGGGTTAAATCCGCATGCGGGAGATAACGGCGTCTTAGGAGATGAAGAGAGAGTTATAGAAGAGGCCATAGAAGATGCAAACGAAACAATAGGGCAAGAGCTGTTTGTCGGCGCAATCGTACCCGACATTGCTTTTACGCCGCATTTCAGAGCCTCATTTACGCATTTTGTGGCGATGTACCACGACCAAGGTTTGGCACCGCTTAAAGCTCTCTACTTTGACGAGAGCATAAATGTATCGCTAAACCTACCGATAATAAGAACTTCGGTAGATCACGGAACCGCCTTTGACATTGCTTACAAAGGCAAAGCAAACACTCTTAGCTTTGAGAATGCGATTAAGAGTGCGATAAATTTTATCTATTAG
- a CDS encoding type II toxin-antitoxin system YafQ family toxin, translated as MKYEIFRTASFKKGFKKLSAKQQEEALLVIEKLANAEILEPKYKDHQLIGNYKNCRECHIKPDLLLIYRINEDILELALVEVGSHAELF; from the coding sequence TTGAAATACGAAATTTTCAGAACTGCCTCTTTTAAAAAAGGTTTCAAAAAACTATCTGCAAAACAACAAGAAGAGGCACTGCTAGTTATTGAGAAGTTGGCAAATGCAGAAATTTTGGAACCAAAATACAAAGACCATCAACTCATAGGTAACTATAAAAATTGCAGGGAGTGTCATATAAAACCGGATTTACTTTTGATTTATAGAATTAATGAAGATATACTAGAACTTGCCCTTGTTGAAGTAGGAAGCCATGCAGAACTCTTTTGA
- a CDS encoding type II toxin-antitoxin system RelB/DinJ family antitoxin — protein sequence MRASTSIRIDSEAKAITIEVLKQYGLSLSDGINLFCKQVALTHSIPFELKVPKERMKIALEELEAKKGEKFKNIEDLKRDLLS from the coding sequence ATGAGAGCCAGTACAAGCATAAGAATAGATAGCGAAGCAAAAGCAATAACAATAGAAGTCTTGAAACAGTATGGACTAAGTTTGAGTGACGGAATTAACCTCTTTTGCAAACAGGTCGCCTTAACACATTCCATACCTTTTGAGCTTAAAGTTCCAAAAGAGAGAATGAAGATAGCACTAGAAGAGTTAGAAGCAAAAAAAGGCGAAAAGTTTAAAAATATAGAAGATTTAAAAAGAGATCTACTCTCTTGA
- a CDS encoding pyridoxine 5'-phosphate synthase yields the protein MKLGVNIDHVAVLREARRVNDPDILNALFVACQNGADQITIHLREDRRHIQDIDAYNIMKHSTLPVNLECSINRAILNIVTDLKPHRATLVPEKREEVTTEGGLDVFAYEDEISYAIELLHDYIIPVSLFIDPTIEAVEKSKKLGAEMVELHTGSFANIYAMLNSSLSHSNHSVKELQLPRHELAIKLEKSIVAITEAAKHAKKIGLEVAAGHGLNYYNVGEMMKIKEITELNIGQSIVARSVFSGLAEAVKEMKRLTTR from the coding sequence ATGAAACTCGGCGTAAACATCGACCATGTGGCAGTTTTAAGAGAGGCAAGAAGAGTAAATGACCCGGATATTTTAAACGCTCTTTTCGTCGCATGTCAAAATGGTGCAGACCAGATAACCATCCATTTAAGAGAAGACAGACGACATATTCAAGATATCGACGCTTATAACATTATGAAGCACTCCACCCTGCCCGTAAACTTAGAGTGTTCCATAAACAGAGCTATTTTAAACATAGTAACAGATCTAAAACCGCACCGTGCCACTTTGGTTCCGGAAAAGAGAGAAGAGGTAACGACCGAGGGCGGACTTGATGTTTTTGCTTATGAAGATGAAATTTCCTATGCGATTGAGCTTTTGCACGACTATATCATACCTGTCTCACTTTTTATTGACCCGACCATTGAAGCCGTAGAGAAGTCAAAAAAATTAGGAGCAGAGATGGTAGAGCTTCATACTGGAAGTTTTGCAAATATTTACGCTATGTTAAACTCATCTCTATCTCACTCCAACCACTCCGTAAAAGAGCTGCAACTTCCTCGTCACGAGTTGGCAATAAAGCTTGAAAAATCAATTGTGGCTATAACCGAAGCTGCAAAACATGCCAAAAAAATCGGTTTGGAAGTCGCAGCCGGACACGGACTAAACTATTACAATGTCGGCGAGATGATGAAAATAAAAGAAATTACGGAGCTAAATATCGGGCAGAGCATAGTTGCGAGAAGCGTCTTTAGCGGCTTAGCAGAAGCGGTTAAAGAGATGAAGAGGCTTACTACAAGATAA